In Corynebacterium guangdongense, one DNA window encodes the following:
- a CDS encoding bifunctional hydroxymethylpyrimidine kinase/phosphomethylpyrimidine kinase has protein sequence MSDTPAFSPSATTTAVETRGRAIPRVLSIAGTDPTGGAGVQADMKAIEAAGGYGMTVVTALVAQNTLGVRGIHTPPEQFLRQQLDSVSEDVTVDAVKIGMLGGVGAIETVRGWLADTRPPVVVLDPVMVSTSGHRLLEADAEAEIRDFCRDVDLITPNLKELGVLTGRPEAATFEEAVGQALPFAREVDATVIVKGGHLRGPLADNAVVTPGGEVHRVHVPRVDTPHTHGTGCSLSSALATRLGRGEDTATALEWSSRWLHEAIVAAGSLHVGLGNGPVHHARRARRLADAASTVPWPEMTADYVSALAPPIPRLRPAGPHTEALWNDTGDLWAEIMGLPFITGLADGSLREEDFAFYLAQDAEYLHHYSRALSQLATTAPDLPGQIAWNRASLGCSVSEKALHDTWLSERGITETPLSRVTAAYTDFLVATAHVEPYAVGVAAVLPCAWLYAEIGLAIAEHNGPGHPYRAWLAMYGGEEFLAEARSFIRLAEEALAGASDEERARARRAYLTACAHEREFFDQADLAW, from the coding sequence GCGTCCAGGCCGACATGAAGGCCATCGAGGCCGCCGGCGGGTACGGCATGACCGTGGTGACGGCGCTGGTCGCGCAGAACACCCTCGGCGTGCGTGGCATCCACACCCCGCCGGAGCAGTTCCTGCGCCAGCAGCTGGACTCGGTCTCCGAGGACGTCACCGTCGACGCCGTGAAGATCGGCATGCTCGGCGGCGTCGGCGCCATCGAGACCGTTCGCGGGTGGCTGGCGGACACCCGCCCACCGGTCGTCGTCCTGGATCCGGTGATGGTCTCCACCAGCGGGCACCGGCTCCTGGAGGCAGACGCCGAGGCCGAGATCCGCGATTTCTGTCGCGACGTCGACCTGATCACCCCCAACCTCAAGGAGCTGGGCGTGCTCACCGGCCGGCCGGAGGCGGCCACCTTCGAGGAGGCCGTCGGGCAGGCGCTGCCCTTCGCCCGGGAGGTCGACGCGACCGTCATCGTCAAGGGCGGTCACCTCCGGGGCCCGCTCGCCGACAACGCCGTCGTCACGCCGGGCGGCGAGGTGCACCGGGTCCACGTTCCGCGCGTCGACACGCCGCACACCCATGGCACCGGCTGCTCGCTGTCCTCCGCGTTGGCGACCCGCCTCGGCCGGGGGGAGGACACCGCGACGGCGCTGGAGTGGTCGAGCCGCTGGCTGCACGAGGCCATCGTCGCCGCCGGTTCCCTCCATGTCGGACTCGGCAACGGTCCCGTCCATCACGCACGGCGGGCACGCAGGCTCGCCGACGCCGCCAGCACCGTCCCGTGGCCGGAAATGACCGCCGACTACGTCTCCGCTCTCGCCCCGCCCATCCCGCGCCTCCGGCCCGCCGGCCCGCACACCGAGGCGCTGTGGAACGACACCGGCGATCTCTGGGCCGAGATCATGGGCCTGCCCTTCATCACGGGCCTGGCCGACGGTTCCTTGCGGGAGGAGGACTTCGCGTTCTACCTGGCGCAGGATGCCGAGTACCTTCACCACTATTCCCGGGCGCTGAGCCAGCTGGCGACCACGGCACCGGATCTGCCGGGCCAGATCGCCTGGAACCGGGCCTCCTTGGGCTGCTCGGTGTCCGAGAAAGCGTTGCACGACACCTGGCTGTCCGAGCGTGGCATCACCGAGACCCCGCTCTCCCGCGTCACCGCCGCCTACACGGACTTCCTCGTGGCCACCGCACACGTGGAACCTTATGCCGTCGGCGTGGCGGCCGTGCTCCCCTGCGCCTGGCTGTACGCGGAGATCGGCCTGGCCATCGCCGAACACAACGGGCCCGGGCACCCGTACCGGGCGTGGCTGGCGATGTACGGCGGGGAAGAGTTCCTGGCGGAGGCACGATCCTTCATCCGCCTCGCGGAAGAGGCGCTGGCCGGGGCCAGCGACGAGGAACGCGCCCGGGCGCGCCGGGCGTATCTCACCGCCTGCGCGCACGAGCGCGAATTCTTCGACCAGGCCGACCTCGCCTGGTAG
- a CDS encoding class I SAM-dependent methyltransferase, with translation MPTWKEVTSANPAHSENYARKWKILESQGQDIHGEARFVDALAERHSRILDAGCGTGRLGGYLIRQGHTVVGTDVDPVLIRHAETDHPDGTWYVGDLSSDPIAEDEFDVVVSAGNVMGFLAKEGREFALQNIYDSMRTSGRFVTGFGAGRGWEFTDFLATAQKIGFTLDYRFGGWDLAPFDESSTFLVALFTKPGAGGHLLA, from the coding sequence ATGCCCACTTGGAAAGAAGTCACCTCCGCCAATCCGGCACATTCGGAAAACTACGCCCGCAAATGGAAGATTCTGGAGTCCCAGGGCCAGGACATTCACGGCGAGGCACGCTTCGTCGACGCGCTCGCGGAGCGGCACTCCCGCATCCTCGACGCAGGCTGCGGCACCGGCCGACTGGGTGGCTACCTGATCAGGCAGGGCCACACCGTCGTCGGCACCGACGTCGACCCCGTTCTCATCCGCCACGCGGAAACTGACCACCCCGACGGCACCTGGTACGTCGGCGACCTGTCCTCGGATCCGATCGCCGAGGACGAGTTCGACGTCGTCGTCTCCGCCGGCAACGTCATGGGTTTCCTGGCCAAGGAGGGCCGCGAGTTCGCGCTGCAGAACATCTACGACTCCATGCGCACCTCGGGCCGCTTCGTCACCGGCTTCGGAGCCGGCCGCGGCTGGGAGTTCACGGACTTTCTGGCCACGGCGCAGAAGATCGGCTTCACGCTGGACTACCGTTTCGGCGGCTGGGATCTGGCCCCCTTCGACGAGTCCTCGACCTTCCTGGTCGCGCTGTTCACCAAACCGGGAGCGGGCGGCCACCTCCTGGCTTAG
- a CDS encoding magnesium and cobalt transport protein CorA, with amino-acid sequence MPDAKKSAATGLQRGDRLRVPVERSIEHCRVFADGDMLAGDYTVRHAIQVAKERGGYVWLGLREPQKAHMENIAEAFGIHELIVDDAVTAHQRPKVERYDDQLFIVIRSVTFTDDEQVDDTHEVIQTLGEVQMLLGPNFIITVRHSAPLPGAHELDRHRQLASTSPAALAYLLADRLVAHYVRISLLLEDEVDELETTVFTPGTNFNIDKIYLYKREVLEMRHATDPLAPALQALIRDHKDIIPKQIRSYFRDVLDAELQVKDRIGGFDARLSSLIDASVAKVTMQQNKDMRTISAVVGLAAVPTLIAGIYGMNFRNMPELEWEYGYYGALAVMVVIMAALVWWFRRNHWL; translated from the coding sequence ATGCCGGATGCGAAGAAGTCTGCCGCCACAGGTCTGCAGCGCGGTGACCGTCTTCGGGTCCCCGTCGAGCGTTCCATCGAGCACTGCCGGGTCTTCGCCGACGGCGACATGCTGGCCGGCGACTACACCGTCCGGCACGCCATCCAGGTCGCCAAGGAACGCGGCGGGTACGTGTGGCTCGGGCTCCGGGAGCCGCAGAAGGCGCACATGGAGAACATCGCGGAGGCTTTCGGCATCCACGAGCTGATCGTCGACGACGCCGTCACCGCGCACCAGCGCCCCAAGGTCGAGCGCTACGACGACCAGCTGTTCATCGTCATCCGCTCGGTCACCTTCACCGACGACGAGCAGGTCGACGACACGCACGAGGTGATCCAGACGCTCGGTGAGGTGCAGATGCTGCTGGGGCCCAATTTCATCATCACCGTCCGCCACAGCGCCCCGCTGCCGGGGGCGCATGAGCTGGACCGCCACCGGCAGCTGGCGTCGACAAGCCCGGCCGCCCTGGCCTACCTCCTGGCCGACCGGCTCGTCGCCCATTACGTCCGCATCAGCCTGCTGCTCGAGGACGAGGTGGACGAGCTGGAGACGACGGTGTTCACCCCGGGCACCAACTTCAACATCGACAAGATCTACCTGTACAAGCGTGAGGTCCTGGAGATGCGCCACGCCACCGATCCGCTGGCCCCGGCCCTGCAGGCTCTCATCCGGGACCACAAGGACATCATCCCGAAGCAGATCCGCTCCTACTTCCGTGACGTTTTGGACGCCGAACTCCAGGTCAAGGACCGGATCGGGGGGTTCGACGCGCGCCTGAGCTCGCTCATCGACGCCTCCGTCGCCAAGGTGACGATGCAGCAGAACAAGGACATGCGCACGATCTCGGCCGTGGTCGGTCTGGCGGCGGTGCCGACGCTGATCGCCGGCATCTACGGCATGAATTTCCGAAACATGCCGGAACTGGAGTGGGAGTACGGATACTACGGCGCGCTGGCCGTCATGGTCGTGATCATGGCGGCGCTGGTGTGGTGGTTCCGCCGCAACCACTGGCTCTGA